TGTTACAATGCTTTGGGTATTATCAGTAGACCCATCATTAACCACAATCAGTTCAAAGTCTTTGAAAGTTTGAGCCAATATACTGTCAATAGCTCTTTTAATGGTGGCTGCTGAGTTAAATACAGGGAGGATTACCGATACTTTCAAGTTTTTTTCTTCAAAATACCCTTTAGGAATGACCTAAACTCTTTTCTTTCTGATTTAGTAGTTACTATTCTTTTTACAAGGCGCAAATAGCCTGTCAATGTCAGCTTTTCCCGATATCCTGCCTGCTCAACTGGCTCAGGCTTTTTGATGTTTGTAGCAGGCTTTGGTTTAGGTGGGTCGTGTTTTTTTGCCTTTTCATGATCATAAGCAGGGTCGAGTCGGTCAGCGTTCTCAAAACTCTTCAGTGCTTTTTCTTTGTAGCCTAGTTTCTCCTCTACCAGTCCTTTGTTATTAAAGGCGATAGCATCTTCCGGGTCGAGGGCAATAGTCTTTTCGTAATCTTCTATTGCTCCCTTTAGGTCTCCGGCACGTTCCCTGATAAAAGCCCGGCTGGAGTATCTGAAAGGTTTGTTTGGTTCCAGAATAACTGCCTGGTCAAGGTCTTCCAATGCCTTTTTATTATCTCCGGAAAGATGGTATGCAACAGCTCTTTCACTAAAATAAAATGCATTTTGCGGCTCCTGTTCTATAAGCTTACTGAAATCCCCCAAGGCCTCCTCGAATTTTCGAAGTTTAAACCTCGATTTTGCGCGATTATAAAGAGCTTCTGTATGTCCAGAGTCTATGGAGAGGGCCTGGCTGAAAAATGCTATCGCTTCGGAGTAGTTTTCACCTTGGCAGGAAGCCATACCTCTAATAAAGAAGTCCTGTGCTGTCTGGTTCATTTTGTGTTTCGTCTGGGATACTTTCTTCAGTTTCCTTAACTTTTTTCTTTTTGGGAGTTTTTTCCCTTGGAGGTTTTACGGCTTTTGATTGCTTGAGTATTTTTACTTTAACATACTTAACCCGTTTTTTTCGTTTGTCCTTCTTCTTATTATAATAACGGTTGTGATTTACCGGTTTTACATGCTTTACAGTAATATAACTAGCTCTGTTGCAGCCAATTAGTATAGCAACGATCAAGAGTGATATGGTAAGTATTTGTCTCAAGTAGCTCAAATATCAAAACGTAAAGAAGGTCTATTTTATTGAGAAATGGAAGAGGTTTACCTTTGAATAAAGACTAACTGACACTTTCCTCTTTATCAGGCCTGCTTAAACTTTAAGCCTGCGCTCTTTTTGCCTTATCCCAAACCGCAGATTGAGTTCCGTTCACATATCTCAGGAAACCCCTGTAAACAGCATAGTTCATCATAGTGAAGTAATAAGGAATAAAGAACATTTTGAATTTCAGGTTATTATTTTGCAAAATCCATCCGATTGTTGAAAACAAGTAGAAGACTAACTGGAGGGCAAAGATTAACTGGTAAAGCTGACCTCCATAGCGCGCCAGGTAGAAATTAGTAATAAAGATGAGAGGTAATGCCAAAGGAGCAAGTGTCCACCTCAATACGCGGTGAGATATATATTGGAAGCTTAGCATGCCATACCTGAAAATATTAAGCAGTGGTGCCAGTTTGACTATTGCCTGTATGCCTCCGGCAGCAATCCGTATTTTTCTTTTTAGTTCCTCTTTTACAGAAGCAGAGCCTGATTCCATAGCATAAGCGTCCGGCTCATAAACCACTCTATGTCCATTCATTGCTATTTTAAGGGAGATATAAAAATCCTCAATAATAATATTTTCATCCACCGGGTCAAAAAGGTTGGTTCTTACCGCAAATAACTCACCTGCGGCCCCTACTACAGAGTGTAGTTCAGAATCCCATTGCTTAAGTTTTGACTCATACTTCCAGTAGAAGCCTTCCCCCGAAGCGGCCGCGCCATCTGCATCCTTAGAGAGTACCCTCTTTTCACCTGCTACCAAACCCACTTCGGAATCATTGAAATGACGGGCTATGTTCTTTATAGCGTCGTTATTGAGCGTAGTGTTGGCATCTGAAAAGACAATGACCGGTGACTTTATGAACCTGATAACACGATTGACAGCTGCAATCTTTCCATTTCTACTGTCTTCATGATAGTGCTGTACCTCCGGGTAACTTTTAATGATATTCATTGTTTCGTCTGTAGACCCGTCAGTTACAATTAGAACTTTGAGCTTGTCAGCAGGGTAATCAATGTTAAGTGAGTTTTCGATTTTTTGTCGAATACAATCTTCTTCATTATAGGCTGCAATGACATGGGTCACTTCAGGGTATTTTGAAATGTCAGGTATCGATCTTTGAGAGCCGAATGCTCTCTTAATTTTGACCAGAAGGAAAAGCAGAAACCCATAGCCAACGTAAGAATAAACAACAATGAATATGCATATCCAAAAACAAATTTCAATAAGTTCCTTCATTAAGCGTGTTTTATGATCAGGTTTAGATGTAATATGAGCATTGGAAATATCGGCAAAAAAGGTTTATCATATCATGAAATCAAAAGAATTAACTTTCTTTTTGGATAAAATGTTATGTGTCAAAGATAAAATAGGTGTAATATTTATTTAAATTTGTTATTGAAAAACAGTAATTTACAAAGATTTTGAGCAGTTTAAATACAACCATACGAGTTTTGCTTATGACAGCAACATATTGTTGTGTGTCATTGTATGCATGGGCTCAATCTCCGGCTTTTACAAGTGTACCTGTAGAAACTGGCACTTTTGATGCACTCTATACCTATGATATTACTACAAGTGGCCAGGTAATTATTTCACGTGAGATATTACTTACCTCTGGTACTTTTCCGGATGGCATTACCCTGACTGATAACGGTGATGGGACTGCGCTAATGGAAGGTACACCCACTGAAACGGGTAGTTTTCCCATCGAATTAACCGTGCGTGAGACCCTTTTTCCTATAAATAATGATGTTCAGGCTTTCACACTGACTATTGATAAAGCTGCCGCAACGGTTACCTTAGGCACGACCAGTGTAGTATACAGCGGCTCCCCTCAATCAGCCACCGCAGCAACCACACCGCCCGGGCTGACAGTTGATTTCACCTATGACGAATCCAGCTCGCCGCCGACAGAGGTAGGGACCTATGTTTTGGAAGCCACTATCAATGATGAGAACTATGAAGGGTCAGCCAGTGGCACCTTTGAGATCACCAAAGCACCGGCAACGGTTACGTTGGGTACAACCAGCGTGATATACAACGGCTCCCCTCAATCAGCCACCGCAACAACTACACCACCCGGGTTGACAGTTGATTTCACCTATGACGGATCCAGCTCGCCGCCGACAGAGGTAGGGACCTATGTTTTGGAAGCCACAATCAATGATGAGAACTATGAAGGGTCAGCCAGTGGCACCTTTGAGATCACCAAAGCACCGGCAACGGTTACGTTGGGTACAACCAGCGTGGTATACAACGGTTCCCCTCAATCAGCCACCGCAGCAACCACACCGCCCGGGCTGACAGTTGATTTCACCTATGACGGATCCAACTCGCCGCTGACAGAGGTAGGAAGCTATGCTTTGGAAGCCACAATCAATGATGAGAACTATGAAGGGTCAGCCAGTGGTACCTTTGAGATCACCAAAGCACCGGCAACGGTTACGTTGGGTACAACCAGCGTGGTATACAACGGCTCCCCGCAGTCGGCCACCGCCACGACCACACCAACCGGGTTGGCTGTTGATTTCACCTATAACGGATCCAGCTCGCCGCCGACAGAGGTAGGAAGCTATGCTTTGGAAGCCACAATCATTGATGGGAATTATGAAGGATCGGCCAGCGGTACTTTTGAAATTACAAAGGCAAACGCTACCATAACTCTTGGTACGACCAGTGTGGTTTATAATGGTTCAGGACAGTCGGCAACAGCTACTACCAGTCCGGCGGATCTGGATTTGATCTTCACTTATGACGGTTCAACCAGCTTGCCGGTAAATGCGGGCACATATGCCCTTGAAGTAACTATAGATGATCCGGATTATGAAGGGTCAGTCAGTGGCACCTTTGAGATTACCAAAGCGCCGGCAACTGTTACTTTGGGCACTACCAGCGTAGCATACAATGGTTCCCCTCAATCCGCAACAGCCACAACAAGTCCATCTGGTCTTACAGTTAACTTCACCTACGACGGATCGGCTTCACCACCTACCAGTGTTGGTACCTATGCATTATTGGCCACTATTAATGATGCTAACTATGAAGGTTCGGCTTCTGGCACATTTGAAATTACCAAGGCTAATGCCGCTGTCTCATTTACTTCATTAAGCGCTGTGTTTGACGGAACTCCTAAAATGGCAGCAGTTACGACAACCCCGTCAGGGCTCTCTGTTTCGTTTACCTACAATGGTTCGCCTACTCCACCTACGAATGCCGGTAGTTATAATGTAGTTGCTACAGTGGCTGATCCTAATTACACGGGGTCAGCAAGCGATGTGTTTGTGATTCAGAAGGGAACGGCCACCATTACTTTTGGTAGCCTGGCGTTTATATATGATGGTACAGCTAAAAGTGCAACTGCGACAACCAGTCCTTCAGGACTTGCGGTAAATTTCACCTATAACGGTTCTTTGACGGCTCCTGTTAATGCGGGAAGCTATGTAGTGCAGGCTACAGTGAACACACCAAATTATTCAGGGTTGGCAACCAATACACTTACTATCAGTAAGGCCGCTGCTTCTATAACTATTTCAAACCTTAATCAAAACTATGACGGGAGCCCTAAACCTGTAACGGTCACGACCGTACCTTCAGGGTTAACGACCATTGTTACCTATAATGGTTCCACAGCGGTACCTTCGGCCTCGGGTTCTTATGCGGTACAGGTTACAATCAATGAAACAAATTACAGCGGGTCTGCTTCAAATACCTTGAAAATAAATGCACCTCCAACTACGTCGGGCATTGCAGATGTGCCTGTAAATGAAGATGCTGCAAATTATTTTATTAATCTGCGAAATTCGTTTAATGATGCGGAAGATGGAAGTTTGTTAACTTATTCCATTGTTGCTAATACTAACCCTTCTCTATTTGCTGATCTGTTTATAACCTCTTCAGGTGGGGTAAGGAGGCTTACTATCGATTTTGCTCCTGATAAATACGGAGATGCTGATATCACGATAAGAGCGACCGATAGTGGCGGGCTCTGGGTAGAGGATCAGTTTCATGTAAGCGTAGCCTCTGTGCAGGATATACCCAAAATAATTTCTGATCCTGTAAATGGTATTCTACAAGGGGAAAACTACTATTATGAAGTGATTGCTACTGATGCTGATGAAGCAGATGTCTTAACTTATACTAATGTATTTAAACCGGCATGGCTCACTTTTACTGATAATGGAGGTGGCATAGCGGAGCTGTCGGGCGTTGCCGCTGTTTCTGATATAGGTGATCATTTTGTTTCATTGGAGGTAAGTGACAATAATGGAAATAAACACACTCAGAACTTTACAATAAGTGTAGCAGCTTCTAATGAGCAACCGGTCTTTACATCAACGCCGGTTACGTCCGTAGCAGAAGATGCACCATATACTTATAATATCACTACGACCGACCCCGACAATAACAACAGAACTATAACTGCTCCAACATTGCCTTCATGGCTAACTTTTACCGATCACGGAAACGGAACAGCTACACTTCAAGGAACACCGAGTAATTCAAATGTAGGTAGCCATGCAGTATTGTTAAGAGTAACAGATATTTTCGGAATTTCCTCAGATCAATCATTCAGTATTGCCGTTTCCAACACTAATGATGCTCCTGAGTTTACCTCTTCGCCGGTGATATCCGCAAAGCAAAGTGTAACTTATACTTATAGCATCACTACCACTGATGTAGATGCAGGTGATAGCAGGTCTATTGTATCGACAACCACATTGCCTGCATGGCTTAGTCTTACTGATAATGGCAATGGATCTGCAACTTTGACGGGAGTCCATCCTGTAAGCGAGACTAACAATTTAACTTATCCCATTAACCTGAAGGTACAGGATACAGGCGGTGCCAGTGATACACAGTCCTTTACGATTACAGTTCAGTATGAAAATAACCCGCCAACTTTAGACCCTATTGCAGATCTTAGCCCTGTGAATGAAGATGCCGGTGCTGTCACGGTTCCGCTGAGTGGTATAACTGCCGGTACGGGTGAGAGCCAACAGCTAACAGTATCTGCCGTTTCTGACAATACTGACCTTATTAATAATTTCACCATTAATTATACAAGCCCGGAGCCTGCCGGCTCTTTGGTTTTTCAGCCTGTAGCAGATGCTTATGGCAGTGCCACCGTTACGGTAACCGTTCAGGATGATGGTGCAGCAGTGAAAAACAGTATAGTGCGTACATTTTTAGTAACTGTGAACCCGATAAATGATAAGCCGGTGTTTACCAGTAGTGTCTCAGATATTCGGGTAATTGTAGGAGAAGAGTATGTCTATAACATCACCACCTATGATGCGGATGCTGGTGATGTGCTTGCCATAACTGGTGACATTGCTGCTCCATGGCTATCCCTCTCTGATACCGGAGATGGTACCGCAGTGTTGTCCGGTACAGTGCCGTCTGATGCAACAGGCGATTTTCTGGTGACATTAACAGTGACCGATATGCTTGGAGAGTTTTCAACCCAGTCTTATACTATAGGTATTAACAGATTGCCGGTCGTCAGCGATGTTGGTATTACGGTTAATGAGGATGAAGGCTATTCATTAGGAGTTAGTGATTTTAGCACTGGCTATCAGGATCCGGATGGTGACAATATTGATAGAATCAGGATTGAAACTTTGCCCAGTCTGATGGGCAGTTTTGAATGGAAAGGGACGGCGCTGAAGCCAGGTGATGAGGTGCAGGTTGCGGGAGGCAATATTAGTGGCTTGATTTATACCGGGCCTAAAGATCAAAGTGGACAAACCACATTTAACTGGAGTGCTTACGACGGCTATAATTGGTCGCAACAATCTGCCAAAGCCACTATTAATATTGTTTCTGTAAATGACGTACCATTCCTTACCCATGCAGATGATACCCTTTACTATAGTCAGGGAGATGCGGCCCGATCGATAACTGAGACTTTAATTATAAACGATGTTGACAATGCTGATATGGCGGGTGCCACCATTAAGATTGAAACAGGTTATGTCAACGGAGAAGATGTGCTGCTTTACGATAATACATTAAATGCCAATATCACTGGTAGTTTTGAAGCCTCACAGGGAGTATTGACTCTTAGCGGTGCGGATAAGAGGTCTGCGTATGAAGATGCCCTGGCGAACGTACAATATCGAAATACGGTGTTGGGTGTTACAGATGTTTTAAACAAAAGCGTTTCCGTAACGGTAAGTGATGGCATTGAGACAAGTAATAAAATAATCAGGCAAATTAAAATTGCCGAAGTACTACCTGAAGTGAAAATTTTTAGTGCTTTTACGCCCAATGAGGATGGTTCGAACGATACCTGGTATTTCGACAATCTGGGTTTTTACTCGGTAATAAAGATATCGGTTTTTGACGAAAAAGGTATAAAGGTATTTAATTGTTCTACAAATGATTGTCAATGGGACGGTACGTATAATGGCAAACCATTGGCGGCGGGTCCTTACTTTTATACTATAGATCTTAATAATGGCAAACGTAAGTATAAGGGTACAGTAACTATATTTAAATAGGCTGAAACACAATGGGTTTTCTTCTTTTGTGATCGTTAAAACTTTTGATTATTTCAGTTGTTTGTGAAGAGTAGTGATTGTGATTGACAACGCTGCATCTGAAATATTAAAGATAACGTTCACAGTGAAGCCCAATATTTTATATAGATCTTTTTTGATTATCACCTTTACCAGTATTTATGCTTTATTGGCTGCGCAACCTGAATTTACCAGTACTCCGGTAGAGGAAGGAAAGCTGGATGAAAATTATGAATATAACATTACTACAAGTGACTGGTGGTTCTTTACGAGAGAGATAATACTATCAGGTGGTACTTTGCCTGGCGGAATAGAATTAAAGGATAATGGTGATGGTACAGCAGAGCTGGAGGGGAAACCAAATGAGGCAGGAACTTTTCCTATAGAGATAATGGTGAGAAGAGTTTACGATAATACCCAATATTCGGTGCAGTCCTTCACCCTGACTATTCATAAAAAAGAGGGAACGATAACCCTTCATGACCTCAACGTCACTTATAACGGGGCGCCTTACATTCCGGGAGTAACAACTTCTCCTTCAGGGCTGGTTGTGGATCTTACCTATAATGGTTCAGCCACTACACCTGTAAATGCAGGTTCATATACAGTGGAAGCTACCATTAATGACCCCCAATATGAGGGTAATACCTCGGGAATACTCACTATTGCAAAGGCTCATGCCACTGTTCAGCTGGCTGATATTTCACCTATTTATAATGGAAGTCCCAGACAGGCATCTGCGACGACCATACCAAACGGACTGGCAGTTGATTTTTTGTATGATGGCGAGCCCATAGCTCCCACCAACGCGGGTATTTATGAATTGATGGCTGTTATCAGTGATCTCAATTATACAGGCAGTGCTACCGGCACTTTTACTATTCAGAAAAAAGAAGCAGTGGTAACGCTGTCAAACTTGATTGCGGCCTACGATGGTTCCGCTAAACCAGTGACCGTAACCACCGATCCGGCGGGATTAAACGTAAGGGTGACTTATAATGGTACAGTGTCTCCGCCAGTGGATAAAGGGACCTATGCAGTGGAAGCTGAGGTTCGTGAACAGAATTATTTTGGAGAAGTCAGAGCTACATTGGTAATCAATGATAATGGCGATGACGGAGGTGATGGCACAGGAGGACGACCAGTGATCAGTAATCTGGAGAGCGAGCCTATACTTTACCGTCAGGGCGACCCGGGAATAGCAGTGAGTCAAACATTGATCATTAATGATTTTGATGATACAGAAATGGAAGGAGCAACTGTAATGATTGACGTTAACTATTTCCCTGATGAAGATATGCTGCTGTATAATAATAAAGAAAATAAAAACATTACCGCTGACTTTGACCAAGAGCACGGCTTACTTACTTTAACGGGGACAGATACAAGGTCCAACTATGAAATAGCGCTGTCAAAGGTACATTATAAGAACAGGATTTTAGGGGAAACAAATACTGTCAAAAAACGCGTTTCCATAACTGTAGATGACGGATCATACAAGAGTAGTCCGGTTTCAAGAGATATAAATATTTATGTACTCCCCGAACTTGACATAGTAAATGCTTTTACTCCAAATGGAGATAATGTAAATGATTATTGGAATTTTGTAAATTTGGAACTTTATTCGGTAATCTCAATTTCGATATTTGATTACAACGGGACAGAGGTTTTTAGGTGTCAGGGAGAAGATTGTGTATGGGATGGTAGGTATAATGGTAAACTACTTCCTGCCGGGGCCTATTTTTATACCATTGACCTGGATAACGGAAAGAGAAAATACCGTGGTACGGTGACATTATTAAGATGATTAGCAAAACACAACAAATCGGTTTGTTGCTTTCTTTAGGGTTAATTTTTCTTAGCCTAAAGGGGTATTGCCAACAGCAGGCTTTTACACAGTATTATTTAAACCTACCTTCGGTAAACCCCGGATATACCGGAATGGAGCCTTTCCTTGATGTCAAGAGTGCTTTTCGGCAAAGATGGAATGGTTTTGAAGATAAAAATAACTCCATATACCTGAGCGGCTATGCTTCACTGGGGCGAACGTCTCCAACTGTTTTCAAAAACAATTCCCTGAGAATAAGCAATCCTGAAGCTTATGATAAAGTAGCTAATTCCAACTCTCTGAAACGGATGCACGGGGTAGGAGGTATGGTTACCTCTCAGACTGTTGGGCCTTTCAAGTCTATGTCCGCGAACCTTAATTATGCTTATCACTTGCCCTTATCTCGTAGTACAAGCTTATCAATGGGTACAAGGGTGAGGTATATAAACTATGATATTAACCTTAATGGCTACACCTTCAGAGAAGAGAGCGACCCGTTTATTGATATGCTCAGAGATTCAAATGGAGGAAAGCAACAACAGTTTGTTGGGGATTTCGGAATGACTCTCTACAGTGACAAATTTTATGTGGGATTTTCATCATCTAATTTAATTTCAGAATCCCTGGGAGAAGGAGAGTTGCTACAACTGGCCTCGGACATTTCGTATCATGCGACCATTGGTGTACAACTTGACCTAAGTCCGGTAATTGATATTTATCCCGGGGCGCGGGTGAGTCATAGTGACCTTTATGGGGTTACCTGGGAGGCCAATACCCGTGTAAGGTATGATGAAATGATCTATGTAGGGCTGACATATGAAAATGATGTAAAAGCTGCAGTACTTTTTGGTTTGACTTTTGAGAACAAGTATAGTATTAACTATTCCTATGACTATTATCTTAACGATCTAAGAGAATTTACTACCGGTAATCATGAATTTACGCTGGGAATAGCCATTTTTAATAAATATTCTACTCCTGCAAGGCTATGGTAAAGCCTGGGGTATAGGATTAATCAAAAGACTAAATGCATAATCAGAGTATAATTTTAATATTCACTATTTTATTACTGGCAGGAATAGCTGTTACAGGTCAGGCCCAGGATCTGGAGTTTGCAGAGCCTGCTAAGCTTGGCAGTGCGATTAATTCTGACTCCGAGGAGGTAAACCCGATCTTGTCACACGACGGCCTGAAACTTTATTTTGTAAGGGCACTGCACAATGGAAATACGGGAGGGAAGTATGCGGGTATGGATATATGGATGTCCGAAAGAAAAGATGGCAATGAATGGGGCGAGGCTACTAACAATATAGGCCTTTTGAATAATAAAGATAATAATGCAGTAATTGGAGTAAAGCATGATAACGAGGTGCTTTACCTTTTGAATACATACAATAATCACCGGGGCATAGCTTTTACCAAAAACTATAATGGTAAATGGACCACTCCTGAAGTTATTGACATCCCGGGTATCAACCGGGACGACTTTGTAGGCTTTTATATGAGTCCGACATATGATGTTTTACTCATATCAATGAAGGGGGATAAATCCCAGGTAAATGAAGACCTTTATGTAAGTTTAAAGAATATGGGGGGCTATTGGAGCAAACCTGTCAGCCTTGGTACCACCATTAATACATCGGGATTTGAAATATCGCCGTACTTATCTGACGATAAAAAGAGACTGTATTTTGCCAGTAACGGACATGGAGGCTATGGGGATGCTGACATTTTTGTGTCAGAACGTTTATATGACAGCTGGACAGTGTGGAGCAAGCCCAGAAATCTGGGAAGCAAAATAAATAGCCCAGGATTTGATGCCTACCTTAGCATCGGCCCTGATTCCATTGTAATGTTTTCAAGTAACAGAGACGGAACCCTGTCTGATATATACCAGACTAGGGTGGTTGGTGTTGAAAAAAATACCCAGGCGGCACTTAAGGAAAGTCTTATAGAGGAAGCCAGAAAAATATTAGCTGATCTGAGAAACGAGGGGTCTAAGCGGGAGCACTTTATAGCCTTTGATAAACAGTCTGCTGACATTCCTGAAAGCCAGAAGACAAAATTGTCTGATGTGGTAAAAGATTTGAATTATCAGCGCTACTCTCGGATAAATTTGCTCAGTTTTGCAGACGAAAATGAAAAAGTCGAGGTTAACAATAAAAGATTGGATAAAATTGTAAATTATTTGAAGCTTTCTGGAATTAATGAGGATAAGATAAGTGTTACTAGTTCTGGGAAGTTGTATGGTGCTGAATCAGGTGGCACCGTTGACGAAAAACAGCAAGGTGTTTTAATTATAATCTCGAATCCACCAAACTAATTGCGGATAAAGAAATGAACATTTATTATCTCATAAATTTAATAAAGAAGCGGTTGTGGCTTCTGATTATCATTCCGATAATAGGAGCCACTGTGGCCTTTATCGTCATGTCGAGCCTGCCCAAAAGTTATAGATCCAGTTCACAACTGGCAACAGGTTTCACAACAGACGAATCGGTGAAACTAACAGATGAGAAGTTTAACATGGGTAAAACCGCCCAGGATTTCAATAACCTCATTGAGCAAATAAACTCGGAGTTAGTTGTTACTCTTGTCTCATATAATCTCATTATTCATGACCTTACTTCGGAAACTCCATTTAGAACGGTGGATTATTCCGAAAATGAGGATATTAAACGCCCTACCCCTGAGCAAAAGCAAGAATGGGTCAAGCTGTATAAGGAGAAACTAAAATCAATGCAATTGTTATCTGCCTTTGATCCTGTGGAGGTAAAATTGCTTGAACAGCTGAAGTTGTACAGATACAACTCATTCTGGTTAAAGGAAAGTGGGTTAAATATTCACCGTGTTAAAAATTCAGACTTCATCTCTATCGAATTTACCTCCGAAAACCCGTTGCTATCGGCTTATGTGGTAAATACTTTGAGTGATGAATTCATTCGTTACAACAGAAACCTGAAATCTTCTTTGTCGGATGAATCCGTTTCGCTGCTGGCTAAATTGGTCGAAGAGAAAAAAGCTGTCCTTGACGAACATACAGCCAGGCTAAATGACTTCAAAAGCAATAACCAGGTGCTTAATCAGCAATTAGAAAGTGACCTGAAGATAAATCAGATCATGGAGTATGAAGTGAAGAAGCGGGAAGAAGAGGGTAGCATTAAGGCATTAAGGCTTTCCATTATCCAAACTAAAAATAAGCTGGACAGAGCAAGCAATAAAAATGGGAGAAACAATGCCAAGGTACTTCAGCTACGCGATAGGATTAATAAGCTCAATCAACTTTATATTGATGGAGGGTCACAAGACGCTGAGCTGGAGAGTACAATTACGCAGTTGAGAGAGGAAATGCAGGCGGAAATGACCAAGTTAGGTACAGAGGCTACCTTGCTTGATGAAGCCGCACTGCAGGAGGAACTGGACAGCTACGAATTGCAACTTGATATTGCGGAGTCAAACCTGGCAAGCATTAACAATACACTGGCGAGGCTCAGGTCTCAGATCTCATCTCACAACACCAAAGAGTCTACGCTTGAAGGCCTTACCAAGGAAGTTGAACTCGCAACCAAGGAGTATAACCAGGCACTGGATAAATATAACGAGTATAAAAATCGTTCGTTAGTTTTAGGGAGCTCTATAAGGATTGTAAAGGAAGGCCAGCCTG
This region of Fulvivirga ulvae genomic DNA includes:
- a CDS encoding MBG domain-containing protein, yielding MIITFTSIYALLAAQPEFTSTPVEEGKLDENYEYNITTSDWWFFTREIILSGGTLPGGIELKDNGDGTAELEGKPNEAGTFPIEIMVRRVYDNTQYSVQSFTLTIHKKEGTITLHDLNVTYNGAPYIPGVTTSPSGLVVDLTYNGSATTPVNAGSYTVEATINDPQYEGNTSGILTIAKAHATVQLADISPIYNGSPRQASATTIPNGLAVDFLYDGEPIAPTNAGIYELMAVISDLNYTGSATGTFTIQKKEAVVTLSNLIAAYDGSAKPVTVTTDPAGLNVRVTYNGTVSPPVDKGTYAVEAEVREQNYFGEVRATLVINDNGDDGGDGTGGRPVISNLESEPILYRQGDPGIAVSQTLIINDFDDTEMEGATVMIDVNYFPDEDMLLYNNKENKNITADFDQEHGLLTLTGTDTRSNYEIALSKVHYKNRILGETNTVKKRVSITVDDGSYKSSPVSRDINIYVLPELDIVNAFTPNGDNVNDYWNFVNLELYSVISISIFDYNGTEVFRCQGEDCVWDGRYNGKLLPAGAYFYTIDLDNGKRKYRGTVTLLR
- a CDS encoding PorP/SprF family type IX secretion system membrane protein; this encodes MISKTQQIGLLLSLGLIFLSLKGYCQQQAFTQYYLNLPSVNPGYTGMEPFLDVKSAFRQRWNGFEDKNNSIYLSGYASLGRTSPTVFKNNSLRISNPEAYDKVANSNSLKRMHGVGGMVTSQTVGPFKSMSANLNYAYHLPLSRSTSLSMGTRVRYINYDINLNGYTFREESDPFIDMLRDSNGGKQQQFVGDFGMTLYSDKFYVGFSSSNLISESLGEGELLQLASDISYHATIGVQLDLSPVIDIYPGARVSHSDLYGVTWEANTRVRYDEMIYVGLTYENDVKAAVLFGLTFENKYSINYSYDYYLNDLREFTTGNHEFTLGIAIFNKYSTPARLW
- a CDS encoding exopolysaccharide transport family protein; the protein is MNIYYLINLIKKRLWLLIIIPIIGATVAFIVMSSLPKSYRSSSQLATGFTTDESVKLTDEKFNMGKTAQDFNNLIEQINSELVVTLVSYNLIIHDLTSETPFRTVDYSENEDIKRPTPEQKQEWVKLYKEKLKSMQLLSAFDPVEVKLLEQLKLYRYNSFWLKESGLNIHRVKNSDFISIEFTSENPLLSAYVVNTLSDEFIRYNRNLKSSLSDESVSLLAKLVEEKKAVLDEHTARLNDFKSNNQVLNQQLESDLKINQIMEYEVKKREEEGSIKALRLSIIQTKNKLDRASNKNGRNNAKVLQLRDRINKLNQLYIDGGSQDAELESTITQLREEMQAEMTKLGTEATLLDEAALQEELDSYELQLDIAESNLASINNTLARLRSQISSHNTKESTLEGLTKEVELATKEYNQALDKYNEYKNRSLVLGSSIRIVKEGQPALEPESSHTLIITALAGFSSFALCVVFIVLMEFVDFRIKTSDNFRKVTKLQLAGTVNRIATKNLKLTDIFNENSHHPDLVVFKQLLRKIRFELEGSGAHSVLVTSTKMGEGKTFFILCLAYSLSLIKKKILIIDTNFKNNGLTKQLLVKPNFHKMLEEGDKRRKNYLINAPNFEEAPIDEEQEDQDFTRKIIYPTGHRNIDIIGSNPSTNSPMEILAGRDFKKMIKTFQQSYDYILMEGAALNDFPDTKELVEYVDVVLPVFSAESTIKQQDKESISYLKSLNGRLMGAVLNKVENENLKI